A segment of the Arachis hypogaea cultivar Tifrunner chromosome 5, arahy.Tifrunner.gnm2.J5K5, whole genome shotgun sequence genome:
AAGTTTATGTCGACGACATGGTCGCCTAGACAAAAACCGGAGATAACCACATCACCGACCTAGCAGAAATATTCGGCCAAATCCGCAAGTACAACATGCGCCTCAACCCAGAAAAATGTGCCTTCGCCGTCCAAGGGGGTaagttcttaggtttcatgctaacATGCAGGGGAATAGAAGCAAACCCAAACAAATGCCGCGCAGTGCTTGACATGGTCAGCCCTAAAACAGTAAAAGAAGTACAGCGCCTCACAGGACGCCTTGCTGCACTTTCCCGATTTGTTCCCTGTTTAGCTTCAACTTCTGTCCCTTTTTtccaaacaataaaaaagaaaaataaatttgagtggAACGACGATTGTGAGAGGGCCTTTTCGAAATTAAAAACAACACTCTCACAGCCGCCGATTCTACAAAAACCCCTACAAGGGGAggatttatttctatatttatcaGTTACTGATTGGGCAATAAGTTCAGCCCTTGTTATAGAGAGAGACAAAGTTCAGCATCTAGTGTACTTTGTTAGCAAAACTCTACAGCACGCCGAACTAAATTATCCGAGGATTGAAAAGCTCGCGTTGGCACTTATCTTCTCGGCGCGGCGCCTCCGACCTTATTTCCAAAGCCACGTTATCCATGTCAGAACAGATCACCCACTAAGACAAGTGCTGTACAAACCAGAAGTAGCAGGACGACTAATTAAATGGGCAGTCGAACTGTCCGAGTTTGACATCAGATACCAACCTAGAGGGCCAATCAAATCACAATTCCTGGCAGATTTCATTGCCGAGCTTACCATACCATCCGAAGATGACCATGCAAAACAATGGATCTTATATGTCGACGGATCCTCAAATCATGAAGGCTGTGGCGCAGGAATTCGTCTTGAGGCCGACGATGGATTCATACTGGAACACTCAATACACTTGGCTTTCAAAGCAAGCAACAACCAATCCGAGTATGAAGCGCTACTTGCCGGACTCAGACTTTGCTTAGACCTTCAAATTTCAACGATCAAGGTATATTGCGACTCTTTGTTAGTCGTACAACAGGTAAATGACCTCTTTCAGGTAAAAGATCCTCTACTCTCTAAATACTTGCTATTAGTAAAGAAATTTTCAAAGAAATTTCTCAAATTTGAAATAGAACATATACCGCGAGAACAAAATCAAAGAGCAGATCTCTTATCTAAACTCGGCAGTACTCAGTCCACATTAACCACACTACAACAGTTCACAATATCATCACCCACTGTTACTCTAATAAACATGTTAAGTGTTTCACAGGAAACAGATTGGAGGAAGGACTTCATCCATTATCTAGAAACAGGTATTATACCAGAAGGGGTCGAAAACAGTAGAAAATTCCGACGGCAAGCATCCTCCTTCACAATCCTCAGTGGAGAACTATATCGAAGAGGTTATACTCGGCCACTGCTCAAATGCCTCAACAAGTCTGAAGCAGATATAGCTTTAGCCGAAGCGCATGAAGGAATCTGCGGCACCCATACAGGAGCTCGGAGCTTGGCATCAAAGATCCTTCGATCGGGTTTCTTCTGGCCGACTTTGAAGCAAGACAGCCAACAAAAGATCAGGTCCTGCAACAACTGCCAAAGACACGCACCACTAATACACATACCTGTCGAACAATTACATCACTCGGACATTAGTTGGCCATTTAACCAATGGGGTCTAGACATACTCGGGCCATTCCCTACGGCACCGGGACAGGTAAAATTTCTTATTGTTGGCATTGATTAtttctccaaatgggtagaagcccaACCTTTAGCGAAAATAACATCGCAACAAATGATAACATTTGTTTGGAAAAACATCATTTGCCGTTTCGGCATACCTAAACATATTACAACTGACAACGGTCGCCAGTTCGTCGATCAGAAATTTCAAAGTTTTTTGCAGAATCTAAAAATCAAGCAACACTTCGCCTCTGTTGAACATCCTCAAACAAACGGACTAGCCGAGGCTGCAAACAAAGTAATCTTACATGCACTAAAGAAGAAACTAGACGACGCCAAAGGACTCTGGGCCGAACTCATACCTGAAGTCCTATGGGGATACAACACCACCCCACAAACATCAACAAAGGAAACGCCGTTCCGATTGGTATATGGCTCAGAAGCCATGATACCATTGGAGATCTCCCAGAATTCTATCCGAACTTACATCACCAATCAAGACGAAGCCCGGAGATCCGAGCTCGACGTCATCGAAGAAGTCAGAGAAATCGCCACATTAAGACAACGCGCAGCACAACAAGCATTAGCCCGACAGTACAACAAGTCGGTTAAAACAAGATCCTTCGAGAAAGGCGACTTAGTCCTCCGAAAAACTGAAACTGCTCGGAAACCACCCTCACACGGAAAGCTCGCAGCCAATTGGGACGGCCCATATCGAGTATCCACAGCACTCGGCCAAGGAGCATACAAACTAGAATCACTAGATGGTAAACTCTTACCTAACACATGGAATGTCTCTTCATTAAAGAAATTTTATAGTTGAAAAGACAGGGACaggcttgtactctttttcctactaccaagattttACCCCAAggggttttgcttggagaggttttaacgaggctagcctacctgcacctttgtaTAAAAAAAAGGTTCCGTACATACAACAGACGAGTAAATGTTCTATCCTTTCTACTATATCAAATCGATCTTATCAAATTATCAATCTAGCTCGGACAAACACCAATACTCGTCCAAACAACAAACGCCGATTATCAAATAACTCCTAAAACGCCAATAAACTCGGAAAAATATCCGAACAATACAAACAGCTTTTTACACAAAAGCACCAAATTTCCAAACAAGTCAATTTTAAAGGACTCAAAAAACAAGAGCCATACTGTTATCCGCTCACAAAAAATAGTCAGAttacaagaagaaaaacaaattcacaaagATATTTTCATAACAAACTAAACATTATCGGCCTCATCTTCCGCATCCCCATCATCCTCAATCAACTGACCATCTCGAACTACCTTCCCAGGATCCATGCCAGATAAATCGGCATCCGGAACCAAGAACTTAACCTGCAACCTTGCCCTCTCAAAACCTTCAACAAACGAGTCCAAAATCTCATCCGCCTTTTTCTTCTCCATATCCTTCAACTGAGTTGTCACTTCAATCAAACGACTTTGCATATTCACCAgatccttttccttcttcttcaaatCCTCGACATCCTTAGCATAACTTTCCTTAGTCTCCTTCAGCAACTTCTCCGTCTCGGTCAAACGACCTTGAAGCTCAGCAGCAAGATTCTTACACTTAACCAACTCTTCCCTCAAAACAGGCACCTCACCTTTCTCAACGGCCATTCCCTTATGTTTCAATTCCTGACTTCGACCCAAACTCGCAAGGCGCAGACCAACAACCTAGAAGGCAAAATAAACTCATAAGAAAACcaaagtaaaaataaagaaaacatcaCTAGCTTATTACCTGCATATATTGCCCAACAGCCATATCTCCCACCTCCTTGGCCAGACTTACATCAGCTGAAGACTGGCAATACTCATCCACAACAGCCATGTAAGGATACTCCCTTCCCCACACCGAAAATGCCTCGCTTTCCTCAGAAATCTCATGCAGCCTTTTTTGATTCCCCATAAAAGCCTCTAACTCTTCAAGAGAAACCCCAAACTCTCTTCCATCAGAATCATCTGATAAATCCACAAGCTcggacttcttcctcttcttcgcgATAACTTTCCTTCGCCCTTGACGAGGCTGCGAAACCTCGCCAGCAACAACAACCTTCTCAACATTAGAAGACGACACCTCCTTCTccaaatttttattcttaaaccGAGTCCTCAGCGATGCAGCAGAAACACCAGGATATTTCCCACCTGAAAAAAACATATAGTGTTAGACCTCTTCAGTAAAAAACCACAGACATTAAAATAAACCCTAGAGACTCACCTAGATAATCTACAACAGCACCCTTATCTTCTTCCCACTTCAGCAACTCATACATCGATATCAAGTTTTTCCTATCAACATTCTCCACCAAAAACTCTATCAGACACTCATTCCTCGGCGATATAACCTCTGGACCGAGTATATTTTGCGGCTCCGAACACCAAAAGAGGGGAAATTTCTCAGCAAGGTTTTCATCAATAAAAAACGGAAACTGCTCTTCCGAACTCCTAACTTTAAAATACATCTCCTTGAAGTCTTTAAAAGAAGACTTGTACAGCTTAAAAATCCCAAATCCGAGAGTGCTATTGAAGTTTACCCAACCCCCCTTCCAAACACCTTTAgcttgaaataaagaaaagaacaaatCCACAGACAGCACCTCCTCCAAAAACTCCATCAAAACCTCAAATGATCAAAGGAAAGCCCACCCATTTGGATGAAGCTGAGAGGGAGCACAGTTGAGCTGCTTAAGGATTTGACACTCAAACTCCGTAAACGGAAGCCTAACTCGCAACTCTTCAAGCACACAGCTATGCATGTAAAAGAATCCAAAACCCCACTCTCGGTGAAAAACCCTATCATCTACACTACACGGTAACAACTCCACCTTAACCCCGGAACCTACCCTCACTATcttattcacatccacctccctCACCGCTGCTTCATCAGAAAAAAGTGACACCCGTGATTTAACATCTTCCCCTACCCAATCATACGACCAATCCACCctatcttttttctctttctcaaatcccatTAGATCAAAAAACAGTAGCAGAAGAGAGGAAAGAAGAAACAATACAgaagaaagcacaaaaatggattAGCAAAAGAAAACGAGACTCATACCTCTCTTACTCATTCTTCAAAGAAGCAAGCATATAACCGACAGACACCAAAACACCAAGAAAAACCTGAAGAGATTCagagaaataaagagaaaaaacgTTCCAAATAATCACCCCCACCCACTCCCAAAGCCACATCAAACAGTAAACAAAACATTGGGAAACCGCAAAATTAAATGCAACCATTATCCCTTCTCTCTCATCAGGAAATAACGGACACGACTCCCCACGTACCCACACTTCAAAACATTCAACCATCTTTTAATGAAGTAAGTTGATCTGGGGGCTTATCCACCACCTCACACAAGCCGACTTATAACTCATCAAAAagaaaagctcaacctgcttcattaaaaccttcctcaggctaagcttgggggctgtgatatggTCACCATTAATACGAATAATAATTCGTCATTTGCCGTTATTGTTCGGCctttatgagttataactcgtcTAAATCAATACTATCGTAACCGACTTTTCCAAACGGTAAGGAAAAAGTCGGTTACAAAACTAATCATCAGAAACGGCAAAACAATCATTTACAATATAACGGACGATGAAATATCTATAAAAGCAaggtaaaatatcttttctagACATTCTGAACTGAATACAAAAAACTgacttaagcttcggagtgcctttgcaggtacacccCGCCCTTTCCATATTGCTCGCATATTCATAAGGAACATCGGAAGCTCGGACCCTGAAGGACAGACGTCCAACCTTGCAGCATATAGCTCGGCCGACTTTCAGAAATCAAGGTCGACCAACTTCACAGGCAAGATCAAGAACAATTACGAATTATTCATGGTGGAAAGGCTTATCATGATGGGTGCGAAAACCTGTTATCAGAACATTCAAAGATGACACTGATCATAGCGTCACTAATGGTCCCAAAAAAGAACACAAAAGTTTGGCATAGACCTGTCTACACAGCGGATGAACATGCATAGTACACTACAATTTCTTTGTAATCCACATTAAGTAGAAACTCTTGCATGATCCCAAATCTTTGGGAAGAAATGCTAAGGGACTAAGGGGAAATGTGAGCCTTAGTTCATGTTGTAAATGTTGAGGTTAGTCTAAAATTAGATTCATATTTCATACAAATAAATCCTAATCAGTGAATGAGCCATTTATGGAATATTTGGTTTTCTTTGTTAGAAAGCTTCAAATCATAATTTGGTAAATTCTCATCTTTTATAACTCGTATCAGAACATCTTATTTGcatatttaaaatagaaatcttGAAGACATATTAAGAGAAAGAAACAAATTAAAGCATTTCTGTCCGTTATTCCAATCaagtatctttttttaattttctttttgtaatttgttgGATGTCCAATTTTGCAGAGTTATGTTTGGTGTATTTATTTTATGCAAGATAACTGAGTTGATTTATTTAATGTTTATCATTTAACTGAATTTTAATGAGATCTAGTATGTTATCCAATAATGGATGAATTATTACAATGTTATATGCAAATTTAGTAGAATAATCAGCTTTCATTCTTGAATTTCCAAAGAGCATCTGTCTAATTTGTGAAAGTCCAAGATTCAGTTACTAATTCACTTAAAGGATCAGGTTTAATTtctggaagaaagaagaaagaaacacatGGCTGCAAAGTTTCTTCGGATGAATGAGTTAAAGGATCAGGTTTGCTCATCTTGGTTGGCTCCAGTTGGATCTGCAAGTGATTATCCACTTTTGTCAAAATgggttatttatatatatgatttgTGCAATCTTCTAtgttaaatcatatatatatattgattgtaTTACTTTACTCATTATAGTCATAGTTGTTTTTGTGTTTTAGATAGCTTCTTGCAATGGTTCCTGTCTTGGTTCATCAAATGAAATTTCTCCCCTCAAATGTTAAATCATATTCACTCTCAAGAGTCAAGCCTTCACCTTTTACGCCGCGTTTCAACCGCTTCGGATTCATTTTGCATTGCTGCTTCTCCTTATTCTgcatttactcaattcttcatatGAACCTTTTCATTTGGATTTAATTCTCCACCCTTGCTTTAGCTCAATTTGAATCTCTTTTCTTATTGCTTCGGTTTTTTTCAAACTTGCTTCTGCTTTTGTTTCTTCCACTTTTCAGTTTCCCCCCATTTTGGGTTTCTcaattttgattctgttttagGGTTTTAGTGTTTTAAAATTTTCGCCTTTATATTCGTTCAATTGGTTCTTTTTGTTTCTAGGGTTTCGTTTAATGTCATATTTCTTTTTTGTACCGCAGGTTGGTTGGCAGGGGAGCTATGAATAGCGTCTTCAGTATCTACATATAGATCCAACATTTTTTCATCTAGCTCTGATCATTTCTTTTAAAACCCTTTATCATACTTCACTGCAGGGTCTTGATGTTTACAACTCAAAGCAAGTCCGAGATAAACAAATAGCTCGGATTATCCGAAAGGTTTGGTCACTccattctctctatttttttgtcAGTATCTCTGGTTTATAGCTTTTACTTATGTGTGCTGAATTAGTCATTGATTTATTCTGAATGCTACCTGCCTTGGCTAATTATTTGGAATTTATATTATTACCTCTTTGGCGATATCATTTTCCCTTTCTCAATGCAGATAACAACAATTGCTGCAGCAATTTATCTCAGAATGGCGGGATGGCCACCTGTGCTTCCATCCAATCAACTTTCTTACACAGAGAATTTCCTATACATGCTTGATTCTCTGTATGTCTAACTGTTCTTTTTGTCAAGTGATTTGGAACTGCTTTATTTTCGGTTTATTTTCCTTTGTGATCTCATTATTTAAATAGGATTGTCATTTATTAGTCAAATGAAGATCCTTATCTAGCCTGTGCAGCACCTGAGGTTGCCATGTTGGTGCCCTTTCTCACGATTCCATCTACTATTGTTTGTGCTGCCTCATATTGTAATTGTTGCACTTAAAATTACTATTAAGTTTCTACAAATCCAGAGGAAGAAGAGGATCCTCAAGCAGAGGTTGAAGGTTCCACCAGCTTTGAACCAGTTCACCAAGCCCCTTGACAAGAATCTAGGTGCGTAAATAATTATCTCCATTGTTTCATTTGCCTTGTTTTATGTTTGTGTAATGCTTCAAGTGTAGTAATatttcctcttatttatttagaaattttttttatgttaatcaTAGATTTTATTGGATACCTTGCTATTTAGAAAATTGTTGTTTCATGAATTAGACAAGGCCTTGTAATTATTCTGACTTCACTGCTTTGCATAATTATTGTGTCTTCTTATAAGTTTACATCTTAAAACACTAGATAATGTGAGCATGATTACTTTTGCTTAATTCACCATTAATAGCCGAGTAGTGTGTTGTGACTTTATGTTTGATGTATTATCTTGCTGTCACTAATGATTCAATATTTAACAAGTACATTGGTTGTTTCGTTcttgttgcaattttaatttAACATGTGAACTTTGCATAGCTCATGAGTTgcattatttattttactgtAGGTTATTACATGTTCATTACTGGTCGAAATGTATTAGTGTGTTTGCTAATATCTGTGTTTATACTTCTTTTCTTTGCATTAGTTGTTATGGTCTTCATTAACTTTTGTTGATCTTTCATGTAGCATCCAGCCATTTCAAGAATCATTAGAACACCCACATCAAGAAAAAACTCAAGAAATTGGGAATTGATCCTACGCACACGCCACTCTCTAATAACACCACTGACCAAAATCAAATCAAGCCAGAACAACCACCACTTCAAGAGCAAGAGCAAGAACAAGATCATCACGAGTCTTTCATACTTGTTGAACCTGAAATTAAGGAGGCAGTGAAGCCTGAGGTAGAGGATCAATTCATGACCCCACTGTACCACCTACTTAATTAAATAAGAATTGATGAGGACTATGTTGATGATGGGGATAAAGATGACACTAGAATTATAGCTGATAAATTTAGTATAGTTGAATAATACACTGAGTTCATGTTTTGAATATAGTTTATGTATCAATATATTTTGTTAATGTATGgttgttacttattattatagttgatgtatcaatacattttgtttatgttttgaattatatttacttgcttgtttatagtacttttttTTACTATGATAATACGATGAACTTGtttagattatatttattttgtatgaaatcaggtttattttgcaataaaaaaatctaaaaaatgttTTACCTTACTGACAGATTTATAgacggaaaattcgtctgtaTTCAGAGTTGAAGTGATGATTGCTAAGGAAAAATCTACCGGTAAATTATCGGCAGAAAATCTGTTGAAAAATTTGCCAATTTTTTAGTCAGGGGGACCTTTTTAGTCAGGGGGACCTTTTTAGTCAGGGGGACCATTATCGAGGAAAATTTTGTCAGTAAcggagaaatagaaaaaaaattcgtTTAATTTCCGACGAAATTTTTATAGAGAGACAAAATCCGTTGGTAAAAGAGACTAAATCTGTATGTAAATCTATCTGTAATAAGCAATTTTTTGGTTGTGATATTGTTacctgttataattttttttaccgtTCTAATGTATAATTTGTTAAGAGTTGATTTATTGTCcaaatttttttacaaaacatttaaagtatgtaaaaataatgatttcattttttattattatttaaaaatttattcataataatttattatgtaattaacttaattaataacttttattattgctttttaaCCAAAAAATCAATTtacactatttatatatttttttcaatattaaTAAGTAAGTAGAtatttgtactattatatttattgtccTAGATGATAGCTTAAATTACTTATttcgtatgttaaataatataaattatattttgtctatCAAATTCATTAATTTACCCATATTGAGAGGAAAAAATTATGCCAATGAACTATAGCTCAAACtgtatagtctctccatactcacctAGAGATCGCGAGTTTAAGTCTCCCTATTATTGGATaaaaaaagagaggagaaaattatgcaataaattatacattagaAAGATTAGTTGATTTACACAAAAATTatctatacaaaaaataaaaaattatttatcatatgcCGACTTGAATGTGCGGAATATGGTATTCAT
Coding sequences within it:
- the LOC140184740 gene encoding citrate synthase, glyoxysomal-like isoform X1, whose amino-acid sequence is MAAKFLRMNELKDQGLDVYNSKQVRDKQIARIIRKITTIAAAIYLRMAGWPPVLPSNQLSYTENFLYMLDSLGRRGSSSRG
- the LOC140184740 gene encoding citrate synthase, glyoxysomal-like isoform X2, which produces MAAKFLRMNELKDQGLDVYNSKQVRDKQIARIIRKITTIAAAIYLRMAGWPPVLPSNQLSYTENFLYMLDSLQMKILI